The DNA region AATGGAGTTCGTCTGTTCGATAAAGAATTTAAGCCGAAAGAAGAAAATATCCCACCTTGGAGGACGCGTCtggaaagaaaaattaataatattagAAAAACAATAGGTACACCAACCAGGAAAATGGTTAAACGAGTATCACGCATAGCCTCACAACATCATATTAAGTCTCACAACGAACAACTCAGGCAGAAGCTTATAATACTATCTGAtactctgaaacaaaaaataaagtCTTTGGGAAATCGTATCAGGCGATATAATGAAAGGGTTAAAAGATACAAAAATAATCAACTCTTTTACAAGAATCCCAAACAATTCTATCGCACACTCGAGGGAACTTCCTCAGACAACAAAACTTACCCAACACCAGAAAGTATACATACAACATGGAAAGAAATATGGAGTTACTCGGGAGATCATGATGATGAGGCGTTTTGGATTAAGGAAGCAGAAGCTGAATCTAATAAATATGTTATGGAACAAATAATCATAACTGATCAAGACATAAAAACCGTTCTGAAAAAAACAAACAACTGGTCTGCACCGGGGCCTGACGGGATCCATAATTACTGGTGGAAATATTTCGATTCGACGCATAATCACCTGGCGAAGCTCTTCCAAGAAGCTTTAAAAAACCCATCAATAATACCTGAATCATGCACACTTGGAATCACGCATATGCTTCCAAAAGGAACAAACAATGAAGATCCCAAAAACTACCGACCAATCACGTGCCTCCCGACGATATATAAGATACTTACGGGAATACTAACACAAAAACTGTGGAGACATGTTGGCAGGTACAATATTATGGCACGTGAGCAGAACGGCTGTCGAAAGAATGCTAAAGGATGTAAGGAACTACTGATCATCGACACTATCATAAAAAAGCAAGCAAAAAAGAAACAGCGTAACTTGTCCATGGCGTGGATTGATTATAAGAAGTCCTATGATTCGATACCACACTCATGGCTAAAAAAAGTCCTGAGGCTATATGGTGTATCTGAGACAATGATCAATCTACTCGAACATCTAATGGGAACATGGAGAACGCGGTTACATGTGAACACAAACAGAGGAGACTACACAACGGAAGAAATCAAAATCATGAGAGGAATATTTCAGGGAGACAAACTAAGCACCTTGTGGTTCTGCCTTGCAATAAATTTGTTGAGCAAACTGCTCAACGCATccaaatatttcttcataaacatTTTGggtttttcactcccaatctctgaaacaaaatcaattaaaaatgaaatcaacgatttgctcctgcgtaaattcttgcactaatttgtcaggagcaaattaactagaaaaaaattgttgcctgaaaatgaactgaaaataaataacgttgaaattataattctaagttgtaacgtttcggagtctatatcagactccttcatcagacgaaaaatctatttttgaaaatcttctgaattgtcgctttttgtttgacattaattgtcaacacacagaaacagagactgtaTAGAAACgctgattcatttaattttgaaattaccggatgacagttccttctttagtaaattgatccaaatattgtctattcctaccgaacaatttgccaaattattatcttgatctaatagaatacacgtagactcttcaatttttcttctataatggtctggttccgtcattaaaattttagtgttgtcccaatccatcatgtggtctcccgtattagaacaaatgtgatctgcgatctgtgatcgattaatttctataatatttttaatattatttttatgttcgcgctttcttatttctagaggtctagacgtttcacctgtataagttctaccacaaatacagggtatgttgtaaataaaattttttgatttttgtttttcgttcaaaggtttagtttttgttaatatagatcttaaatcattttgcgttttaaaaacagttcgtatgttgaacttcgaaccgattcttcttattttttctgaaaggccattaacataaggaattacattcaacaaatttggttgttcttgacggtttgttggttgttcctgatcattattacgattttggttagtcattttctctctaaatttaatattgttttttcaataaaaattttcggctattgattatccctaagaaaatgtttaatgaagtcaacttcattgtttctaatttcgggtgtagatgaaattaaattagctctatcataaagtgttttaatgatacctcttttgacacttacttggtgattggaataaaaattcaaatatctattagtatgtgtcttttttcggtatacgctcgtttcaaaataattcgaaaacttttttattgaaacatctaggaatgaaaaattgttatcctgctctaattccattgttaattttattgtaggttctttgttattaatatgatcaaaaaaattctctagttcatctataccatgttgccaaatcacaaaaatatcgtctacatatcgccaccaagtctttggttttagtgggtatgtgtctatatatttttgttcgaaagatttcatgaatatgttactcattactggtgataaaggagaacccatagccataccaaatttttgtttatagaaaacatcatctaattgaaaatatgtggaattcaggcaaacttctaatatctccattatatcatcaatagtcaatttcgaattttcataaatggttctatcattaatcaattttgttctcactatttcaagagttttatcaactggaacatttggaaaaagatttactacatcaaaacttactaagatgtctgttgcatttaagttagaatttcttaatttttcaagaaagtgttgagtatttttcaaaaaactagttgatttttctgttaatgggttcaaaaattgtaatatatatttagcaaaattttgacagggggatccgagtgaacttactattggtctcaaaggaataagaggtttatgtattttaggtaggccgtataaatgtgggggtttgctataagatggtgtgataaatttcttttgagcatatgtgaattttttggaattttttgaaataattttcttcactttattctctgtgagagaagttggatcttttttgattttggaatatttatcgatatcatcaacaatttctaaaagttttcttttatattcacATGAATCCATAATAACTATTGCATTTCCTTTATCGGCAGGTAGaattttaatattattattatttttcaatgaagttatagttttattctcaattttattcagatttggttttattttgaaaggtttatcaagtaacaatttatttagtactctaaattcattcgatttatcaagcggaagtttttgggctgttttttcaatagcTGTTATTATATCTAATATTGGAATGTTTTTTGGAGTTATAGCAAAATTGAGTCCTtttgataatattaatttttcgttttcattcaaatttcgtgAAGATTACCGTTTTATTAATGAAGTTGTTACTGATTTTtgtattgttgaatttttgttggttttcttccattagtatattaaattttttgaaattagatCGTTTGCTCTTCTCATATTCATGGAAATACGAAATATTCACACAATGTAAAATATGTTCAAAGTCTTCCTTTGAAAGGCTACGTGATAGAGAAGAGGAACAATACCAGTATCAACCACCACCTTTACATTGATGATCTCAAACTGTATGCTGCCAACGAAGAACAATTGATGAGAGAACTCAAAATAGTAGCATCATTCACTGAAACCATAAAAATGGAAATGGGGTTGGATAAGTGCGCTGTATTACACGTGAAGAGGGGAAAGCTAACAGAAGGAGAAGCAATGAAAGTTCAAGATCAAAATACCATTCAAACACTGGGACCAGAAAGAACATACAAATACCTAGGCATCCAACAAGGCCTAGAAATAAGAAACAGTGAGGTCAAAATCATATTCAAggagaaattcataaataggCTCAAGAAAATCTTACAGAGCAAATTAAACTCCAAAGCGATGTTCACGTCAATAAGCACGTGGGTGGTACCTTGCTTAGCCTACTCTTTTGGAATAATCAAATGGTCAACCACCGACCTTAAGGCTCTCGATACACAGATTAGGGGACTCTTTATAAGGTATGGAATTCATCACCCAAACGCCTCCGTCAACAGACTTTACATACCGAGAAAGGATGGAGGAAGAGGACTACAGAACATTGAGACTACACACTACAACACAGTCAAAGAGATaagagaatatttcaaatcaaaagaCTCACCCTTCTTCAAGGCACTATCTGCAGAAGATGACAATACAACAACATTCAACTTGTCATCGAACAGTGATCCACCTGCACCCCCCACAATCCAGGAGTTGTCCGAGGTATGGCAAGGCAGAGCACTCCATGGTAGATTTCCAACAGTCCTGaaacatagaaaaatagatagaGATCGATCACTTACATACCTTAAAGCTGGTTACCTTTTCCCAGAAACAGAAGGCAGATTAACAGCCATACAGGATCAGGTTGTGGCCACCAGAGCATACCTGAAAAACATAATAGGGAAAAATATGACCACAGATAAATGCCGCAAATGCTCACAATCACCTGAGACAATCCAGCATGTCACCTCGTCCTGTTCTATCCTCACACCTAGAGAATACACTGACCGCCACAACGCCATGGCAGAAGCATACCATCAAGCAATTGCCAAAAAACATGGATTGCTCGAAACAACACGGCCGATATACGAATACTAACCAAAAGAGATCCTGGAGAACGAAGAGGTGAAGCTTTACTGGGACCATCCACTCATTACAGACAGATCCATCCCACATAATCGGCCCGACATTGTTCTCTTCGAAAAGAAATCAAAGAAATTAATTATAGCTGATGTCACCATCCCAGCTGATGACAATATTGAGAGAGCATATACCGAGAAGATCATAAAGTATCATGATCTGTCTTTCGAACTAAAAGAAATTTATGGACTTACCTACTCGACAATCCTTCCACTCGTCATCACAACTAATGGCTTGGTCGAAACACATTTGCTGGAGAACACAAGGAAGCTCGGACTCGATGAGAGCGTAATCGGCGATGCACAGAAGGAGGTTATCTTATGGACCACACGAATCGTACGCAGGTTCCTTACGAGCAACTGAGAAGTGCCTTGGTCAAAATGATCCGGCACTCTCAATAGCCTAACCCGTGAgaggtggaaaaaaaaaatatatatatatatatatatatagattgaagTTATAGGATACTAGTCGTATTTTCCAATTGCTCCTAaagaagtcaacgatagttgacgaaatatatagagctttaatacaatttgactctcattggaattttgcattgaaaaatactcgaaacacccttacggccgttttcaataacctatccaagataagggatagatcgctatctccagtttgtctgcctatctatccttgtagttatctatctatggtttgcatttcacaattatggtttgacgttatctatctcaaggcaaggatagataggGATCCACTCAGctcagaccacagaacactaatataagacctcacattattaattcatttctaGTGTTTGAGATATTGGAGTATGctagaaagtgtaaatatttgaagattatgtataaaaggttaatcgtgtgtatgactacatatccgtatgcaccgtttcattaaacgagcttaattccttaatgtcttttttcccatagagattctatgcttaaacgtcgttcaatgaaaggtgcatacggcaataaatacatcacaataattgttgGTCGAGATTCTGAACCACgcaatacttgaaaatgaattcctcaaccgtaagtaccttcaaataaaagcgCCGTTGTTATAGATATTcagttttcattaatttcaagttctgaagGCAATGACCTTTTCAGCCTAAATCAAAACCAAAGACTGAAGAAAGGCCATGCGTTTGGTAGAATTTGTAGCAGCTGATGGGGTTATTACCAGCAGAGCTATTAATGCtaccaacaataaattgaaagaggagagttggagacgattgaccgaatccttcaactcttcggtttcaattttcccacattgcgccctcaaatatggattaattaaatccaataattcactcacaGCACCTGTAGAAGTCCATCCACCTGAAAAGTCTTAACCCATACATAGATCACGAAGGCTTACTCAGAAAAGATGGGATAATACATAACGCACCCCTAGAATATAGCCAAAGACATCCAATTATACTACCCACAAGGAGCCACATTACTAACCTCATAATAAGAAACACTCATCATCGAACCTTGCATGGAGGAAACCAAGCCACTTTGAATTATATTCGACAAAATTATTAGATAATTCGAGCGAAGAACAAAGTTAAGCAGATAATCCGGCAATGTGTTGTATGTACATGATTCCGAGCAGAGACAAGAAACCAATTAATGGGATCGCTGCCATTGCCCAGAGTAGCTCCGTCGCATTCATTCACCCACACTGGTGTGTATTATGCTGGACCGATACAGATAAGACTTTCCAGAGGAAGAGGATATAAATCCTACAAAGGATACATGGCAGTCTTTATATGTCTATCAACGAAGGCAATCCACATTGAAGCTGTCACGGACCTTACATCGACAGCCGTCATGGCTGCCTTCAGGAGATTTATCTCGCGCAGAGGAATCTGTACCGATTTGTAGTCAGACAACGGCACAAACTTCGTAGAAGCCAAGAGAATCCTGGACAAGGAAACAAAAGATGCCATTGACGAACAAGCCATAAAAGAAGCAGTTGCCACCGAAACCGTGCGATGGCACTGGAATGCTCCAGCATCTCCCCATCATGGAGGTCTTTGGGAAGCTGGAGTCAAGTCCATCAAATATCATCTGAAATGAACAATCGGCAGTCACActttaacccataataacctagtgttacacatatgtaacgcaaatttcactggcaaatctattttatttctcagtaactgtagctattagcgttacatatatgtaacaccatttttctccaacaaaaactatacaattttcaaacagaaattgagttgtttttgtcttgtacactctataaagaatatttattcaattagaatagtgatcataactcaggttattaagggtaaACATATGAAGAACTATCAACGTTACTCTGTCAAATTGAAGCATGCCCGAATTCACGCCCACTAATAGCACTCTCAGAAGATCCAGAGGAAATAGATGTCATCACAGTAGGACATTTCCTAATCTGTCACCCTCTCAAGGCGATTTCAGAATCATTACAGCCATCAGATGAAAGATTGAGTCTTCGAAATAGATGGTCTCTTATCCAGGCGATAAAGAAAGACTTTTGGAGGAAATGGTCCAGCGAATACCTGACTCGCCTTCAACATAGATCGAAATGGACAAGAAGAGAAGAGAACATGAAATTAGGAGACATTGTTTTAATAAAGCAAGAACACGTCAACCCAAACAACTGGCCTCTCGCAAAAGTACTTGAAACGCACCACGGCAACGATGGTTTAGTACGGGTGGTAACTTTACGCACCAAAGATAATCCTAACTTAAATAGGACAATCACGAAAATCTGCAAACTGCCTGTCACAAGCGAAGAAGAAGAATACCTGAACATCTGGAGAAATAAACAAATCTCTGTTACAACAAACTGACCTTGGCGACGACGAATCAAGTTACCGTTGAAAACAATATAACTTTCATTCAGCGATAAACTCCAGCACGAACGTCGTTATAATCATTTCCATTGTTTTACTTATTGTTTACTTTCAAAATATAAGAAACAACAAATGCTCACGCGAGCAATGGACCAGTTCATCCTGCCATCCAACCATCTCCAGGCATGATAACAACCAACAAATCAAGACCCCAACCACATCACCATGGCCGCCGGGAATATGTACGCAACGTACAATAAATGTCCAAAATTATATATATCAAAAGATCATgaactcaattcaaccaaatatttgcattcgaaattatttagatcattctCTCTTTCATAATACTTATTTCatgtgtaagtaggccaggcGAGACAgaggattgcaatagtttgttttaatataCATATAACATTCCTTTCGAACTGCAGCAATattgcaagtaaagaaaaatgtactgaatttGCAAAATGTTattcgatttcgattatgtggtcttgacgtcattgtacaattttaatatatatagtttgttagattaggaaataaacgttccttatcaagtgatccgcattatctatctcaatcctcgagttcTAAGTTTccaccaacccagaactcttagaacttgaggtaaaATTGAGATTCAAACCCAACTATATTGTTCCTCGATTTTAATTTTAATCGTTAACTTTTTAAATGAaccttaaaattcaatgaagaatctaATTTTCTTCCGAGATatttagaattgaaattatgttgtaaAACATCATCATTGAAAGTTACTCtcaattttccatatttttgcTGATGGAATGGAATGGAAACAGAAAACTTCTGTTTTATTTGGATTagggaaataatttttcagggtttctaggcttgaaatattttctattaCTTCGAAATCAGAATGACGAAAAGCAAGAGCAATATTATCGgcgtaaataattttttctaagaaTATCGGGGATACTTatcacataaatataaattgaaaagaagggGAGATAACGATCCTTGTGGAAGTccattattttaaattttgaaactacTGCTTTTATCGTTAACAAAAACACGAAGTCTTCGATCAGATAATATATTTTCTATTAAACGAACCATTTTACCACAGTAACTGTGAAGTTTAAAAAttaaaccatctttccacactgTATCGTACGCTGATGATAGATCTACAAATGCGGATCCTGTTTTCTTCTTATAATTGAGTCCTGTTCAATAAAAGTAGTCAAGTTCAGTACCTGATCAGAACAATTTCTATTCTTTCTGAAACCTGGCTAGCAATTTTATAAAACATCCTAAACATATGTTTCAATCCTAAATTGTATCATTCTCGCAAGAATTTTGAAAGGGACACTTTAAACTTGTAGGAAGATATAAATTCGTATCCGAAGTATTTTTACCATGCTTCAAAATTGCAATCACTTCTGCTTTTTAAAATTTAGTTAGAAAATTACcagaattcaaaatatcataaaaCGATAATAGCCAAGATAAAGTTTTTAACCCCAAGTGTTTCCTGAATTCTGGCTATTAAATACCGTCGAAACCAGCAGCTTTTCGAGATTTCTTGCATCTAATTGCAGATGTTAATCATCCATATTTAAAGGATCAGAAATAACATCTACAATAGATGCCGAtttccttaattttttccccATGTCTTTCGATTGGGAGATTTTAACTGTGTTCGCTACATTTACAAGTCGGTGAGCAATCAGTTCCGGATTCACATTTGAACGGCAAAATGGGTACCTATACAGAAACGCTGTACCTATACAGAAACGCTTGCTTGATAGTTTGTATCAAATCTGAATTATAAAGTTACCGAATGGTATAGTAGGAACTATACGAGCAGAAGATATCGACCTCGGGAATTCAATGTTCTACTTGAGCCCGTTAGCTTTTTGAATGCTCGTTTTGAGTATATTTTCCTAGTCTTGCGCTTTACCGGGTGTAAAAAACaacatttcaatattttgggaGATGATTCTAGACCTCAAAATAAGTGGAAAgttttatacagagtgattcataactattgggacataggctaagggcagattgtttggatcaaaatatggcgataggaccaaatatacctcagtaaaatattgctgtggaagaAGATAAAGGGcgttaaaattgaatttttttcgttttttgctaataattccatccgtttttgagaaaaacacaCAGATGAGAGCATCAGAAGGGCATtcgaagtaacgatttatttattttattcatttatttcgacgataaagcataaatgaaaacaaaaaacgTAAAAGTACGTAAATGTCATATGAAAAGCAAATGTTTGATGACAGctgtgattttttttaatgaaccgactgcaaaaatttcaattgatagTTCAGTGAACAAGACATCTAtttgaaagatgaaaataaatcgaatatctTATTTGGTGGCACTAGTAGTTA from Coccinella septempunctata chromosome 1, icCocSept1.1, whole genome shotgun sequence includes:
- the LOC123315457 gene encoding uncharacterized protein LOC123315457; its protein translation is MGSAVGQAAQPPEMAPYVRTRTLIEGKEEALAWTELEPVPLRFQIREIGEVKLILQNEKLSSVELEVIKKSIRPHTIITSENTDAETEETHAETKIEPTPQWNKTAQVFMKNMRMYEKVSPQDRPRIPRLKGSRRILECVERKNSSSIQDHSSIEDLIDCVYAGAITVCEENGVRLFDKEFKPKEENIPPWRTRLERKINNIRKTIGTPTRKMVKRVSRIASQHHIKSHNEQLRQKLIILSDTLKQKIKSLGNRIRRYNERVKRYKNNQLFYKNPKQFYRTLEGTSSDNKTYPTPESIHTTWKEIWSYSGDHDDEAFWIKEAEAESNKYVMEQIIITDQDIKTVLKKTNNWSAPGPDGIHNYWWKYFDSTHNHLAKLFQEALKNPSIIPESCTLGITHMLPKGTNNEDPKNYRPITCLPTIYKILTGILTQKLWRHVGRYNIMAREQNGCRKNAKGCKELLIIDTIIKKQAKKKQRYVIEKRNNTSINHHLYIDDLKLYAANEEQLMRELKIVASFTETIKMEMGLDKCAVLHVKRGKLTEGEAMKVQDQNTIQTLGPERTYKYLGIQQGLEIRNSEVKIIFKEKFINRLKKILQSKLNSKAMFTSISTLGDSL